From the genome of Leptospira koniambonensis:
TTTCTCCTGAGAATAATTTTAATAAGGTGGATTTACCGGCTCCGTTTGGACCCAGCACGATCAAAAGTTCTCCAGGATATAAACTTAAATTGACTCCTGATAATAAGAACCTTCCACCTCTGGATAAGGAAATGTTTGATAATACTAGGCTCATCTGAATTCTCCTTCTCTACGTTTTGCTTGTAAAATTAAGAATAAGAAAAATGGACCACCAATACCTGCTGCGATAATTCCGATCGGAAGTTCAGAAGGGAATGCTATGGTGCGTGCTGTTAAATCTGCTATCGCAAGAAGAAGTGCTCCTCCGAATAAGGAAGCAGGTAATAATGTTTTATGACCTGGCCCTAAAACCATTCTTAGAATATGAGGAACGATCAAACCAACGAATGCAATATTTCCGCAGATAGAAATACTTACGCCGACTAAGAGACTTGCGAGAACGATGGTGAGATTTCGGATCCTTCTCACCTTGAAACCTGTATGAAAAGCTTCCGCTTCTCCTAGTGCCAAAGCATCCAGACCTCTGGCTAGTACAGGAAAGAAGAAGGTTACAAATAGAAGAATAGCACCCAATAGATAAATTTTATGCCAGCTTGCAACTGCCATACTTCCCAAACTCCAGAAAGTCAGATTTCTAAGTTGGGTATCATCTGCTAGATAAGATAAAAATCCTAAAAGAGACACTACAGTTGCATTTACTGCAATCCCCGCTAGCACAAGAACTAAGGAAAATCCTCCACCTTCTCTTTTGGAAACAACATGCAAGAAGAATGAAACAGATAATGCTCCACCAAATGCGCATAACTGTAATAAGAAACTTTCTTTTCCTCTTAGTTCAGCAGGGAAGAAAGTTAATATCTTTTCTGAAAATACGATCCATGTAGAAGCAGCTAATGCGGCCCCAGGACTTACTCCAATAAATCCAGGTTCGACTAATGGATTTCTGAATAATCCCTGGATACAAACTCCTGCTGAGGCAAGGCAGGCTCCAACTAACATAGATAATATGAGTCTTGGCATTCTCAAATTCCAAATTAAAATGGAATGTGGGACTTCCAACTCGGATAAAGAATCCTGTCCTGATACCAATACTTTCAGGATCTCTGCCGTAGAAAGTTGGATGGAGCCGAATTTGAGGGAAAGTATTCCTATTCCGAAAAGTCCAGCAGCTAACACGATATATACGAGGATAGGCGGGACTTTACGTCCTGTTTTTTTCTTTTTTTCTTCCCCTTTAGTTTTCATTTCAGGGGAAGAAGTTTCCGGAGAAGATACGATCATTTTTTATCAGGCGTTTTAGGATGGAAGCCTTCGAATAATTCTTCGAGACCTTGGCCAAGTCTTGGGCCGAAACCTAAAAGAACTAGATCATCTATTGCAACCACTCTGGATTTTTTTCCAGCAGGAGTATCTTTCACGCCTGGAAGTGAGAACACTCCGTCTTTTCCTCCAAGGCTTTCTAAACCTCTGCTTGGAATTAAGATGATATCTGGTTGTGCTGCGATAACTGCTTCGGGAGTGATCGGTTTAAAACCTTTGAATCCGTCTACTGCGTTGGTTCCTCCGCCGAGTCGGATCATTTCATCTGCAGGTGTGTCCGTTCCGGAAACTTGAGCGAGACTTGTTCCTCTATGATAAACGAATAGAACTTTCGGTTTGGATTTTAATTTGGAAACCTTCTCTGCAATTTTGGATTGTTTTTTGTGAATATCTTGCACAATCTTTTGGGCTTCTTTTTCGGCTCCGATCTCTTTTCCGATCGCAAGAATATTATTTAATGCAGGCTCTATTCCGGGTATACCAGGATAGATTATCACTTTTAAACCTGCGGATTTAAGTTGTTCGATTACTTCAGGAGGTCCTGCGTATTCTAATCCTAAGATCAAATTCGGTTTTAAAGAAAGAATTCCTTCTGCGGAAAGCATTCTCTGATAGCCTACTTTTGGAAGTGCCACTGCTTCAGGTGGATAAAGAGAAGAAGTATCGTTGCCTACGACTAATTTACCTTTTCCTAATGCGAAAACGATTTCGGAAACAGTTCCGTTTAATGTTACGATCCTAAGTTCTTTTGCCTCTGCGAATATAGTTGCAGGTAAACAGAGGAACAAAGCCAAGGTTATGAGTTTTTTCATATTGGTTCTCCCAATTTTTGTTTTTACCGGACCCCCGGTACAGGTGAAGAAGAAGGTATCGGAGCTGCAGAATAATCTGCAGGAGCCGAGCCCGCGCTGAACCTGCCATCTATCCCCACATAATAGAATCTAGGCTTTTGCGGATTATAAGTAAGATCGAATGTGTCGAGAAGATTGTCCACACCTGCGAATATTTCAAAAGTCCCTAATATTTTTTGCGAAACTCTGATATTCAAATTGGTATGTGCGTTAACCATTCTTATACCGTAAGTAGGTGAAGTAGTACAATACGATATGTTTCTTTCCGTACAATACTCTTGGATTCCACCTGGAATATTCCCGAATAATGCGTTTATTGTGTTTGTTGCTTGTGTGGTAAGCTGAGCGCTGAGTGCAGAAAATTCAGTAGGCAACTGAGGATCACACCAAAGAGGATTTTTTTGACAGTAGTATGGTTGTTTTCCAAAAATTACCGCAAATAGAGAAAGGCTGAATCCACTAGGTTGATGATCTAAACGTATATTCGCATTCCATCTGTGATAACCTCTTCCTTCTAATGGAAGATTAGTCAATTCGTCTCTTGTATCGGTATAAGTGTAACCACCACCCAAAGAAACATTTTGGTGAACTCTAAGAGTTACAGAAGATTCAAATCCTTTTGTAAGAGCCTTTTGGTAATTGGATGTATTAAAGATCTGTAATCCGGATGCATCTCTGGCCGGGTTCGTCCTGAATCCGATCAAGTTGTCAATATTATTATAGAAGAAGTTAAAGCTGAACCAAAATACTTTATTCGGTTCCCATTCTCCTCCCAAATTATAACTGCGAGAAAGTTCTGGTTTAAGATCTGGATTTCCTGC
Proteins encoded in this window:
- a CDS encoding heme/hemin ABC transporter substrate-binding protein, encoding MKKLITLALFLCLPATIFAEAKELRIVTLNGTVSEIVFALGKGKLVVGNDTSSLYPPEAVALPKVGYQRMLSAEGILSLKPNLILGLEYAGPPEVIEQLKSAGLKVIIYPGIPGIEPALNNILAIGKEIGAEKEAQKIVQDIHKKQSKIAEKVSKLKSKPKVLFVYHRGTSLAQVSGTDTPADEMIRLGGGTNAVDGFKGFKPITPEAVIAAQPDIILIPSRGLESLGGKDGVFSLPGVKDTPAGKKSRVVAIDDLVLLGFGPRLGQGLEELFEGFHPKTPDKK
- a CDS encoding FecCD family ABC transporter permease; its protein translation is MKTKGEEKKKKTGRKVPPILVYIVLAAGLFGIGILSLKFGSIQLSTAEILKVLVSGQDSLSELEVPHSILIWNLRMPRLILSMLVGACLASAGVCIQGLFRNPLVEPGFIGVSPGAALAASTWIVFSEKILTFFPAELRGKESFLLQLCAFGGALSVSFFLHVVSKREGGGFSLVLVLAGIAVNATVVSLLGFLSYLADDTQLRNLTFWSLGSMAVASWHKIYLLGAILLFVTFFFPVLARGLDALALGEAEAFHTGFKVRRIRNLTIVLASLLVGVSISICGNIAFVGLIVPHILRMVLGPGHKTLLPASLFGGALLLAIADLTARTIAFPSELPIGIIAAGIGGPFFLFLILQAKRREGEFR